The following proteins are co-located in the Nerophis lumbriciformis linkage group LG22, RoL_Nlum_v2.1, whole genome shotgun sequence genome:
- the LOC133615706 gene encoding zinc finger CCCH domain-containing protein 7B-like isoform X3 codes for MDSLRQRRKREIDEALRFMQSSLAFPDLQGYQDFLVKLVCNLLNEGNCCFTDGLENQAVKDFSEGLSVYHYASAEGIQIPQALLESLYFNRATAYHSMRQYNEGVKDCDKALEVCEGKQRALYLKALCLKQLGKHKEAYDCTSACMLTTYQDKRVKELAEELANHLGLQKRKPYVAANNKSLSAPAAVSLASMPQAEPPVKTNNGAAGSLDTLDDCLLIGDDLDSLLDSIPNEHAQMAVLEGASPASRESPLVLPAPTPHLPPAFFNSGITQVGSNSAGAHKLLDALDDLCPPPGGRGDAPSLNSKAPHSLGDDSNLPRCAHPSRTDPEEREKSLDDLLSELHPVGVTSASGVDLLDSLDSLDLFPSVKDASLPALPQVGAGLDQLCNFSSSALTSSHGVLPPIKPALKSKKRQSSTCLSLSNPLAATHDFMQACSACFPRLGQGIFTFVHKADLVHTCERDILLCRRKAALPTDWTRVRQPPTWTSFTAPFVLCRELLKSGDIGLCKFGEKCTFAFNQLEIEVWTEERKGTLDRNLLFGPSQTLGMDPASSILHLMQEHKGMFLFLCQECYDSKPRIISTRCREKPTLCSHMEAHHSFDANKCLAFVVRTTNVNYRKIRPLGVLAHFALCPQVFRYGCRRDDSCQYAHSLIELQTWRVQQDTGMSPDEMVKVSSNYQQQQEEKTFSRCPAVTDGESRARGSHVNMKMNFACAQCWRGGNMILPDKSLKYCSAKAKHTWTKEQNMLLVKTLDKNKWVPVRPLPHTPKNCPAQYEMCKQILERRKCNYCETCTFAHSHEERDMWTYMARQDIRDMQQMYDMWLTLSTSSRQADGAMISQSAQEEKYIIMPTDYAEPMSGFYCRLCGKHSNSQRQWQQHISTLKHRERVFSCQDQDQTFTWNYRFPAPCFQLCSNSENDCPDGASCDSAHSPEELQEWVERRDVLRQRLVQAREDLLIMPDEFDFGKYNFLLGESDQPSP; via the exons ATGGACTCTTTAAGACAGAGACGCAAGAGAGAGATAGACGAAGCTCTCAGATTCATGCA GTCTTCTCTAGCTTTTCCAGACCTTCAAGGCTACCAG GACTTCCTGGTCAAGTTGGTGTGCAACCTTCTCAACGAGGGCAACTGCTGCTTCACAGATGGCTTGGAGAATCAAGCCGTGAAGGATTTCAGCGAAGGCTTGAGTGTTTACCACTACGCCTCGGCAGAAGGGATCCAGATCCCTCAGGCTTTACTGGAGAGTCTGTACTTCAACCGGGCCACCGCCTACCACAGCATG AGGCAATACAATGAAGGTGTGAAGGACTGTGACAAAGCCCTGGAAGTTTGTGAAGGAAAACAGCGGGCGCTGTACTTGAAGGCGCTCTGCTTGAAGCAGCTTGGCAAGCACAAGGAGGCGTACGACTGCACCAGTGCCTGCATGCTCACCACATATCAG GACAAACGCGTGAAGGAACTTGCAGAGGAACTTGCCAACCACCTGGGACTGCAAAAACGAAAGCCCTAT GTGGCTGCTAATAACAAGTCTTTGAGTGCACCTGCGGCAG TCAGTTTAGCCAGCATGCCTCAAGCGGAGCCTCCTGTCAAAACCAATAACGGGGCGGCCGGAAGCCTGGACACTTTGGACGACTGCCTGCTGATTGGAGACGACTTGGACAGCCTGCTGGACTCCATCCCTAATGAGCACGCTCAG ATGGCCGTTCTAGAAGGAGCGTCCCCTGCCAGCAGAGAAAGCCCCTTGGTGCTGCCTGCTCCCACGCCTCATCTCCCTCCAGCCTTCTTCAACTCAGGCATCACACAAGTTGGCTCCAATTCAGCCGGTGCTCACAAGTTGCTGGACGCCCTGGATGACCTCTGCCCTCCCCCGGGTGGGCGTGGCGATGCTCCAAGCCTGAATTCCAAAGCGCCGCACTCGCTGGGTGACGACTCCAACCTTCCCCGGTGTGCCCATCCGTCCAGAACGGACCCGGAGGAGCGAGAGAAGTCGCTGGACGATTTGCTCAGCGAGCTTCACCCTGTGGGCGTCACTTCTGCTTCTGGTGTGGACCTGCTGGACTCCCTTGACTCCCTGGATTTGTTTCCCTCGGTGAAAGATGCTTCTTTGCCCGCCCTCCCCCAGGTGGGAGCAGGCCTGGACCAGCTCTGCAACTTCAGCTCCTCTG CCCTCACAAGCTCTCATGGCGTGCTTCCTCCCATCAAGCCAGCCCTGAAGAGTAAGAAGAGA CAGAGCAGTACGTGTTTGTCACTCTCCAACCCTCTGGCAGCCACGCATGACTTCATGCAGGCCTGCTCGGCCTGCTTCCCTCGCCTAG GTCAAGGGATCTTCACCTTTGTCCACAAGGCCGACCTGGTCCACACTTGTGAGCGAGACATTCTCTTGTGCAGACGAAAGGCGGCTTTGCCCACGGACTGGACCAGAGTGCGACAGCCGCCGACGTGGACCTCCTTCACAGCACCCTTTGTTCTTTGCAGAg AGCTGCTGAAGTCCGGCGACATAGGCCTGTGCAAGTTTGGTGAGAAGTGCACCTTTGCCTTCAACCAGCTGGAAATTGAGGTGTGGACAGAGGAGAGGAAAGGCACGCTGGATAGAAACCTGCTCTTTGGACCATCCCAGACCCTCGGCATGGACCCTGCCAGCAGCATCCTTCACCTCATGCAGGAGCACAAGGGCATGTTCCTGTTCCTCTGCCAG GAATGTTATGACAGTAAACCTCGGATCATCAGTACACGCTGCAGAGAAAAGCCCACTCTGTGCTCCCACATGGAAGCCCACCACTCCTTTGATGCCAACAA GTGTTTAGCTTTTGTGGTGAGGACCACCAACGTCAACTACAGAAAAATACGTCCCCTGGGCGTGTTGGCCCACTTTGCATTGTGTCCACAAGTCTTCCGTTACGGCTGCCGGAGAGACGACAGCTGCCAGTACGCTCACTCCCTCATAGAGCTCCAGACCTGGAGGGTGCAACAGGACACAG GTATGAGCCCTGATGAGATGGTGAAAGTATCAAGTAACTACCAGCAGCAGCAAGAAGAGAAGACATTTAGTAGA TGTCCTGCTGTGACTGACGGTGAGAGCAGAGCGAGAGGCAGCCATGTGAACATGAAGATGAACTTTGCCTGTGCTCAGTGCTGGCGAGGAGGCAACATGATCCTGCCAGACAAAAGCCTCAAGTACTGCAGTGCCAAGGCCAAACACAC GTGGACCAAGGAGCAGAATATGCTTCTCGTCAAGACTTTGGACAAAAATAAATGGGTTCCTGTCCGACCACTGCCTCATACCCCCAAGAACTGCCCTGCACAATATGAA ATGTGCAAGCAGATACTGGAGAGAAGGAAGTGTAACTACTGTGAGACTTGCACCTTCGCCCACAGCCACGAGGAGAGGGACATGTGGACGTACATGGCAAGACAAGACA TACGGGACATGCAGCAGATGTACGACATGTGGCTGACCCTAAGCACCTCCAGTCGTCAAGCAGACGGAGCTATGATCAGCCAGTCTGCCCAGGAGGAGAAATACATCATCATGCCAACGGACTACGCTGAGCCAATG AGTGGCTTCTACTGCCGCCTGTGTGGCAAACACAGCAACAGCCAGCGTCAGTGGCAGCAGCACATCTCCACCTTGAAGCACAGGGAGCGTGTCTTCAGCtgccaggaccaggaccagaCTTTCACCTGGAACTaccgcttccctgctccttgctTCCAGCTCTGCTCCAA CTCTGAAAATGACTGCCCAGACGGTGCCAGCTGTGACTCCGCCCACAGTCCCGAGGAGCTGCAGGAGTGGGTGGAGAGGCGGGATGTCCTGCGTCAGAGGTTGGTCCAAGCCAGGGAAGACCTGCTCATCATGCCCGATGAGTTTGACTTTGGGAAGTACAACTTTCTACTTGGAGAGTCTGACCAACCATCACCTTGA
- the LOC133615706 gene encoding zinc finger CCCH domain-containing protein 7B-like isoform X5 — MLTTHQVKVYDCSSACMLTTHQVKVYDCTSACMLTTHQVKVYDCTSACMLTTHQVKVYDCSSACMLTTHQVKVYDCTSACMLTTHQVKVYDCSSACMLTTHQVKVYDCTSACMLTTHQDKRVKELAEELANHLGLQKRKPYVAANNKSLSAPAAVSLASMPQAEPPVKTNNGAAGSLDTLDDCLLIGDDLDSLLDSIPNEHAQMAVLEGASPASRESPLVLPAPTPHLPPAFFNSGITQVGSNSAGAHKLLDALDDLCPPPGGRGDAPSLNSKAPHSLGDDSNLPRCAHPSRTDPEEREKSLDDLLSELHPVGVTSASGVDLLDSLDSLDLFPSVKDASLPALPQVGAGLDQLCNFSSSALTSSHGVLPPIKPALKSKKRQSSTCLSLSNPLAATHDFMQACSACFPRLGQGIFTFVHKADLVHTCERDILLCRRKAALPTDWTRVRQPPTWTSFTAPFVLCRELLKSGDIGLCKFGEKCTFAFNQLEIEVWTEERKGTLDRNLLFGPSQTLGMDPASSILHLMQEHKGMFLFLCQECYDSKPRIISTRCREKPTLCSHMEAHHSFDANKCLAFVVRTTNVNYRKIRPLGVLAHFALCPQVFRYGCRRDDSCQYAHSLIELQTWRVQQDTGMSPDEMVKVSSNYQQQQEEKTFSRCPAVTDGESRARGSHVNMKMNFACAQCWRGGNMILPDKSLKYCSAKAKHTWTKEQNMLLVKTLDKNKWVPVRPLPHTPKNCPAQYEMCKQILERRKCNYCETCTFAHSHEERDMWTYMARQDIRDMQQMYDMWLTLSTSSRQADGAMISQSAQEEKYIIMPTDYAEPMSGFYCRLCGKHSNSQRQWQQHISTLKHRERVFSCQDQDQTFTWNYRFPAPCFQLCSNSENDCPDGASCDSAHSPEELQEWVERRDVLRQRLVQAREDLLIMPDEFDFGKYNFLLGESDQPSP; from the exons ATGCTCACCACACATCAGGTAAAGGTGTACGACTGCAGCAGTGCCTGCATGCTCACCACACATCAGGTAAAGGTGTACGACTGCACCAGTGCCTGCATGCTCACCACACATCAGGTAAAGGTGTATGACTGCACCAGTGCCTGCATGCTCACCACACATCAGGTAAAGGTGTACGACTGCAGCAGTGCCTGCATGCTCACCACACATCAGGTAAAGGTGTACGACTGCACCAGTGCCTGCATGCTCACCACACATCAGGTAAAGGTGTACGACTGCAGCAGTGCCTGCATGCTCACCACACATCAGGTAAAGGTGTACGACTGCACCAGTGCCTGCATGCTCACCACACATCAG GACAAACGCGTGAAGGAACTTGCAGAGGAACTTGCCAACCACCTGGGACTGCAAAAACGAAAGCCCTAT GTGGCTGCTAATAACAAGTCTTTGAGTGCACCTGCGGCAG TCAGTTTAGCCAGCATGCCTCAAGCGGAGCCTCCTGTCAAAACCAATAACGGGGCGGCCGGAAGCCTGGACACTTTGGACGACTGCCTGCTGATTGGAGACGACTTGGACAGCCTGCTGGACTCCATCCCTAATGAGCACGCTCAG ATGGCCGTTCTAGAAGGAGCGTCCCCTGCCAGCAGAGAAAGCCCCTTGGTGCTGCCTGCTCCCACGCCTCATCTCCCTCCAGCCTTCTTCAACTCAGGCATCACACAAGTTGGCTCCAATTCAGCCGGTGCTCACAAGTTGCTGGACGCCCTGGATGACCTCTGCCCTCCCCCGGGTGGGCGTGGCGATGCTCCAAGCCTGAATTCCAAAGCGCCGCACTCGCTGGGTGACGACTCCAACCTTCCCCGGTGTGCCCATCCGTCCAGAACGGACCCGGAGGAGCGAGAGAAGTCGCTGGACGATTTGCTCAGCGAGCTTCACCCTGTGGGCGTCACTTCTGCTTCTGGTGTGGACCTGCTGGACTCCCTTGACTCCCTGGATTTGTTTCCCTCGGTGAAAGATGCTTCTTTGCCCGCCCTCCCCCAGGTGGGAGCAGGCCTGGACCAGCTCTGCAACTTCAGCTCCTCTG CCCTCACAAGCTCTCATGGCGTGCTTCCTCCCATCAAGCCAGCCCTGAAGAGTAAGAAGAGA CAGAGCAGTACGTGTTTGTCACTCTCCAACCCTCTGGCAGCCACGCATGACTTCATGCAGGCCTGCTCGGCCTGCTTCCCTCGCCTAG GTCAAGGGATCTTCACCTTTGTCCACAAGGCCGACCTGGTCCACACTTGTGAGCGAGACATTCTCTTGTGCAGACGAAAGGCGGCTTTGCCCACGGACTGGACCAGAGTGCGACAGCCGCCGACGTGGACCTCCTTCACAGCACCCTTTGTTCTTTGCAGAg AGCTGCTGAAGTCCGGCGACATAGGCCTGTGCAAGTTTGGTGAGAAGTGCACCTTTGCCTTCAACCAGCTGGAAATTGAGGTGTGGACAGAGGAGAGGAAAGGCACGCTGGATAGAAACCTGCTCTTTGGACCATCCCAGACCCTCGGCATGGACCCTGCCAGCAGCATCCTTCACCTCATGCAGGAGCACAAGGGCATGTTCCTGTTCCTCTGCCAG GAATGTTATGACAGTAAACCTCGGATCATCAGTACACGCTGCAGAGAAAAGCCCACTCTGTGCTCCCACATGGAAGCCCACCACTCCTTTGATGCCAACAA GTGTTTAGCTTTTGTGGTGAGGACCACCAACGTCAACTACAGAAAAATACGTCCCCTGGGCGTGTTGGCCCACTTTGCATTGTGTCCACAAGTCTTCCGTTACGGCTGCCGGAGAGACGACAGCTGCCAGTACGCTCACTCCCTCATAGAGCTCCAGACCTGGAGGGTGCAACAGGACACAG GTATGAGCCCTGATGAGATGGTGAAAGTATCAAGTAACTACCAGCAGCAGCAAGAAGAGAAGACATTTAGTAGA TGTCCTGCTGTGACTGACGGTGAGAGCAGAGCGAGAGGCAGCCATGTGAACATGAAGATGAACTTTGCCTGTGCTCAGTGCTGGCGAGGAGGCAACATGATCCTGCCAGACAAAAGCCTCAAGTACTGCAGTGCCAAGGCCAAACACAC GTGGACCAAGGAGCAGAATATGCTTCTCGTCAAGACTTTGGACAAAAATAAATGGGTTCCTGTCCGACCACTGCCTCATACCCCCAAGAACTGCCCTGCACAATATGAA ATGTGCAAGCAGATACTGGAGAGAAGGAAGTGTAACTACTGTGAGACTTGCACCTTCGCCCACAGCCACGAGGAGAGGGACATGTGGACGTACATGGCAAGACAAGACA TACGGGACATGCAGCAGATGTACGACATGTGGCTGACCCTAAGCACCTCCAGTCGTCAAGCAGACGGAGCTATGATCAGCCAGTCTGCCCAGGAGGAGAAATACATCATCATGCCAACGGACTACGCTGAGCCAATG AGTGGCTTCTACTGCCGCCTGTGTGGCAAACACAGCAACAGCCAGCGTCAGTGGCAGCAGCACATCTCCACCTTGAAGCACAGGGAGCGTGTCTTCAGCtgccaggaccaggaccagaCTTTCACCTGGAACTaccgcttccctgctccttgctTCCAGCTCTGCTCCAA CTCTGAAAATGACTGCCCAGACGGTGCCAGCTGTGACTCCGCCCACAGTCCCGAGGAGCTGCAGGAGTGGGTGGAGAGGCGGGATGTCCTGCGTCAGAGGTTGGTCCAAGCCAGGGAAGACCTGCTCATCATGCCCGATGAGTTTGACTTTGGGAAGTACAACTTTCTACTTGGAGAGTCTGACCAACCATCACCTTGA
- the LOC133615706 gene encoding zinc finger CCCH domain-containing protein 7B-like isoform X6: MLTTHQVKVYDCSSACMLTTHQVKVYDCTSACMLTTHQVKVYDCTSACMLTTHQVKVYDCSSACMLTTHQVKVYDCTSACMLTTHQVKVYDCSSACMLTTHQVKVYDCTSACMLTTHQVAANNKSLSAPAAVSLASMPQAEPPVKTNNGAAGSLDTLDDCLLIGDDLDSLLDSIPNEHAQMAVLEGASPASRESPLVLPAPTPHLPPAFFNSGITQVGSNSAGAHKLLDALDDLCPPPGGRGDAPSLNSKAPHSLGDDSNLPRCAHPSRTDPEEREKSLDDLLSELHPVGVTSASGVDLLDSLDSLDLFPSVKDASLPALPQVGAGLDQLCNFSSSALTSSHGVLPPIKPALKSKKRQSSTCLSLSNPLAATHDFMQACSACFPRLGQGIFTFVHKADLVHTCERDILLCRRKAALPTDWTRVRQPPTWTSFTAPFVLCRELLKSGDIGLCKFGEKCTFAFNQLEIEVWTEERKGTLDRNLLFGPSQTLGMDPASSILHLMQEHKGMFLFLCQECYDSKPRIISTRCREKPTLCSHMEAHHSFDANKCLAFVVRTTNVNYRKIRPLGVLAHFALCPQVFRYGCRRDDSCQYAHSLIELQTWRVQQDTGMSPDEMVKVSSNYQQQQEEKTFSRCPAVTDGESRARGSHVNMKMNFACAQCWRGGNMILPDKSLKYCSAKAKHTWTKEQNMLLVKTLDKNKWVPVRPLPHTPKNCPAQYEMCKQILERRKCNYCETCTFAHSHEERDMWTYMARQDIRDMQQMYDMWLTLSTSSRQADGAMISQSAQEEKYIIMPTDYAEPMSGFYCRLCGKHSNSQRQWQQHISTLKHRERVFSCQDQDQTFTWNYRFPAPCFQLCSNSENDCPDGASCDSAHSPEELQEWVERRDVLRQRLVQAREDLLIMPDEFDFGKYNFLLGESDQPSP, encoded by the exons ATGCTCACCACACATCAGGTAAAGGTGTACGACTGCAGCAGTGCCTGCATGCTCACCACACATCAGGTAAAGGTGTACGACTGCACCAGTGCCTGCATGCTCACCACACATCAGGTAAAGGTGTATGACTGCACCAGTGCCTGCATGCTCACCACACATCAGGTAAAGGTGTACGACTGCAGCAGTGCCTGCATGCTCACCACACATCAGGTAAAGGTGTACGACTGCACCAGTGCCTGCATGCTCACCACACATCAGGTAAAGGTGTACGACTGCAGCAGTGCCTGCATGCTCACCACACATCAGGTAAAGGTGTACGACTGCACCAGTGCCTGCATGCTCACCACACATCAG GTGGCTGCTAATAACAAGTCTTTGAGTGCACCTGCGGCAG TCAGTTTAGCCAGCATGCCTCAAGCGGAGCCTCCTGTCAAAACCAATAACGGGGCGGCCGGAAGCCTGGACACTTTGGACGACTGCCTGCTGATTGGAGACGACTTGGACAGCCTGCTGGACTCCATCCCTAATGAGCACGCTCAG ATGGCCGTTCTAGAAGGAGCGTCCCCTGCCAGCAGAGAAAGCCCCTTGGTGCTGCCTGCTCCCACGCCTCATCTCCCTCCAGCCTTCTTCAACTCAGGCATCACACAAGTTGGCTCCAATTCAGCCGGTGCTCACAAGTTGCTGGACGCCCTGGATGACCTCTGCCCTCCCCCGGGTGGGCGTGGCGATGCTCCAAGCCTGAATTCCAAAGCGCCGCACTCGCTGGGTGACGACTCCAACCTTCCCCGGTGTGCCCATCCGTCCAGAACGGACCCGGAGGAGCGAGAGAAGTCGCTGGACGATTTGCTCAGCGAGCTTCACCCTGTGGGCGTCACTTCTGCTTCTGGTGTGGACCTGCTGGACTCCCTTGACTCCCTGGATTTGTTTCCCTCGGTGAAAGATGCTTCTTTGCCCGCCCTCCCCCAGGTGGGAGCAGGCCTGGACCAGCTCTGCAACTTCAGCTCCTCTG CCCTCACAAGCTCTCATGGCGTGCTTCCTCCCATCAAGCCAGCCCTGAAGAGTAAGAAGAGA CAGAGCAGTACGTGTTTGTCACTCTCCAACCCTCTGGCAGCCACGCATGACTTCATGCAGGCCTGCTCGGCCTGCTTCCCTCGCCTAG GTCAAGGGATCTTCACCTTTGTCCACAAGGCCGACCTGGTCCACACTTGTGAGCGAGACATTCTCTTGTGCAGACGAAAGGCGGCTTTGCCCACGGACTGGACCAGAGTGCGACAGCCGCCGACGTGGACCTCCTTCACAGCACCCTTTGTTCTTTGCAGAg AGCTGCTGAAGTCCGGCGACATAGGCCTGTGCAAGTTTGGTGAGAAGTGCACCTTTGCCTTCAACCAGCTGGAAATTGAGGTGTGGACAGAGGAGAGGAAAGGCACGCTGGATAGAAACCTGCTCTTTGGACCATCCCAGACCCTCGGCATGGACCCTGCCAGCAGCATCCTTCACCTCATGCAGGAGCACAAGGGCATGTTCCTGTTCCTCTGCCAG GAATGTTATGACAGTAAACCTCGGATCATCAGTACACGCTGCAGAGAAAAGCCCACTCTGTGCTCCCACATGGAAGCCCACCACTCCTTTGATGCCAACAA GTGTTTAGCTTTTGTGGTGAGGACCACCAACGTCAACTACAGAAAAATACGTCCCCTGGGCGTGTTGGCCCACTTTGCATTGTGTCCACAAGTCTTCCGTTACGGCTGCCGGAGAGACGACAGCTGCCAGTACGCTCACTCCCTCATAGAGCTCCAGACCTGGAGGGTGCAACAGGACACAG GTATGAGCCCTGATGAGATGGTGAAAGTATCAAGTAACTACCAGCAGCAGCAAGAAGAGAAGACATTTAGTAGA TGTCCTGCTGTGACTGACGGTGAGAGCAGAGCGAGAGGCAGCCATGTGAACATGAAGATGAACTTTGCCTGTGCTCAGTGCTGGCGAGGAGGCAACATGATCCTGCCAGACAAAAGCCTCAAGTACTGCAGTGCCAAGGCCAAACACAC GTGGACCAAGGAGCAGAATATGCTTCTCGTCAAGACTTTGGACAAAAATAAATGGGTTCCTGTCCGACCACTGCCTCATACCCCCAAGAACTGCCCTGCACAATATGAA ATGTGCAAGCAGATACTGGAGAGAAGGAAGTGTAACTACTGTGAGACTTGCACCTTCGCCCACAGCCACGAGGAGAGGGACATGTGGACGTACATGGCAAGACAAGACA TACGGGACATGCAGCAGATGTACGACATGTGGCTGACCCTAAGCACCTCCAGTCGTCAAGCAGACGGAGCTATGATCAGCCAGTCTGCCCAGGAGGAGAAATACATCATCATGCCAACGGACTACGCTGAGCCAATG AGTGGCTTCTACTGCCGCCTGTGTGGCAAACACAGCAACAGCCAGCGTCAGTGGCAGCAGCACATCTCCACCTTGAAGCACAGGGAGCGTGTCTTCAGCtgccaggaccaggaccagaCTTTCACCTGGAACTaccgcttccctgctccttgctTCCAGCTCTGCTCCAA CTCTGAAAATGACTGCCCAGACGGTGCCAGCTGTGACTCCGCCCACAGTCCCGAGGAGCTGCAGGAGTGGGTGGAGAGGCGGGATGTCCTGCGTCAGAGGTTGGTCCAAGCCAGGGAAGACCTGCTCATCATGCCCGATGAGTTTGACTTTGGGAAGTACAACTTTCTACTTGGAGAGTCTGACCAACCATCACCTTGA